A genomic window from Halomonas sp. LR3S48 includes:
- a CDS encoding substrate-binding domain-containing protein → MKLMTKSALWVLSAASLMALAATSALAQESKTIGVSIPAATHGWTGGVVYHAEQAAQEIQAAFPHINVVVRTSPSATAQVAALEDLSAGQNLDALVILPFTSEELTGPVERVKENGTFIAVVDRGLTDPEIQDLYVAGDNIAVGANTAHWLADKLGNEGQIVVLRGIPTVIDDERIQGFTEVMDDTNIEILDIQYANWNQDQAFTLMQDYLAKYPHIDAVWANDDDMLLGVLEAIKQSGRTDIQYALGGNGMKDVIELVQANDSMTPISTPYPPSMIKSAIYMTAAQFNGQAPMRGNFQLDAPLITPENADQFYFPDSPF, encoded by the coding sequence ATGAAACTCATGACAAAAAGCGCGCTATGGGTTCTTTCCGCAGCCAGCCTCATGGCCCTTGCCGCAACCAGTGCTCTGGCACAGGAAAGCAAAACCATCGGGGTATCAATCCCGGCTGCCACGCATGGTTGGACCGGCGGCGTTGTATATCATGCCGAACAGGCTGCCCAGGAGATCCAGGCGGCTTTTCCGCATATCAACGTAGTAGTTAGGACATCACCTTCGGCCACCGCTCAGGTTGCAGCGCTTGAAGACCTATCAGCCGGTCAGAATCTCGATGCATTGGTTATCCTGCCCTTTACATCGGAAGAGTTGACTGGCCCGGTTGAGCGGGTGAAAGAGAATGGTACCTTCATTGCAGTCGTGGATCGCGGTCTGACCGATCCGGAGATTCAGGATCTATATGTCGCAGGTGACAATATCGCGGTGGGAGCGAATACCGCGCACTGGCTGGCAGACAAGCTGGGTAACGAAGGCCAAATAGTCGTGCTGCGCGGTATCCCGACCGTCATCGACGATGAACGAATTCAGGGTTTCACCGAAGTGATGGACGACACCAATATCGAAATCCTTGATATTCAGTATGCCAACTGGAACCAGGATCAAGCCTTTACCCTGATGCAGGATTACCTGGCTAAGTATCCTCATATCGATGCGGTATGGGCCAATGACGACGATATGCTGTTGGGCGTGCTGGAAGCGATCAAGCAATCCGGTCGCACCGATATCCAATATGCGCTTGGCGGCAACGGCATGAAGGATGTAATCGAGTTGGTGCAAGCGAACGACTCCATGACGCCTATCTCTACCCCCTACCCGCCGTCGATGATCAAGTCGGCCATCTACATGACGGCGGCGCAGTTCAACGGACAGGCGCCTA
- a CDS encoding ABC transporter permease encodes MTVAKLPRRIRWASMGPFIALAVVILVGTLLNSNFATGTNIANVFTRSAFIAIIAVGATFVISSRCLDLSVGSMMAFVTGIMILTMNHLAPSMGANAIFVGALVGLFVGAACGLLNGLIVTVGRIEPFIVTLGTMGIFRALITWMSDGGSIPMDRALREYYRPVYFGDVLGIPIPVAITLVVALVAAFILYRTKYGRHCMAVGSNDDVARFSGISVTKVRTLAFAIQGLCVGIAAICYIPRLGAATPTTGQLWELQVITAVVIGGTLLRGGRARIWGTIAGALILEVIANLMVLSNMVSEYLVAAVQGVIIILAMLAHRFIK; translated from the coding sequence ATGACGGTAGCCAAGCTACCACGGCGCATCCGTTGGGCATCCATGGGGCCTTTCATCGCTCTGGCCGTGGTAATTCTGGTCGGCACCTTGCTGAACTCGAACTTCGCGACCGGGACCAACATTGCCAACGTGTTCACCCGGTCTGCCTTCATCGCCATTATCGCGGTGGGTGCAACGTTCGTGATCTCGTCGCGCTGTCTCGATCTGTCGGTCGGATCGATGATGGCCTTCGTGACCGGCATCATGATCCTGACCATGAACCACCTGGCGCCCTCGATGGGGGCGAATGCGATCTTCGTTGGTGCGCTCGTGGGGCTTTTCGTCGGTGCGGCCTGCGGACTGTTGAACGGGTTGATCGTGACCGTAGGCAGGATCGAACCCTTCATTGTCACCCTTGGCACGATGGGGATCTTTCGTGCGCTGATCACCTGGATGTCCGACGGCGGCTCGATCCCGATGGATCGGGCGCTGCGTGAATACTACCGACCAGTCTATTTCGGCGATGTGTTGGGCATTCCGATTCCAGTGGCCATCACATTGGTAGTGGCGCTGGTTGCTGCCTTCATTCTCTATCGCACCAAGTATGGACGCCATTGCATGGCCGTCGGATCCAATGACGATGTGGCGCGCTTCTCGGGTATCTCGGTCACGAAAGTTCGCACCCTGGCCTTTGCAATTCAGGGGCTCTGCGTCGGTATCGCCGCGATCTGTTACATCCCTCGGCTTGGCGCCGCCACGCCGACAACTGGACAGTTGTGGGAGTTGCAAGTGATCACTGCTGTGGTGATTGGCGGCACACTGCTGCGTGGTGGCAGGGCGAGAATTTGGGGAACAATCGCAGGAGCGCTGATCTTAGAAGTGATCGCGAACCTGATGGTGCTATCCAACATGGTTTCGGAATACTTGGTCGCCGCCGTGCAGGGAGTGATTATCATCCTCGCAATGCTGGCTCATCGATTCATCAAGTAA
- a CDS encoding sugar ABC transporter ATP-binding protein yields MAKAYGPITVLSDVTLDIHRGEVHAIIGENGAGKSTLMKLLSGYVRPTAGHLVMAGRPVEFSNSAAAEAAGVVLVHQEILLAPDLTVAENLFLGRELPRGLMVDDRAMNQRAADVLASIGAHCTPRDRVGDLSLAQRQLVQIGRALLEPRKVVIFDEPTAVLANHEVAALLDVVRGLRAQGVAVLYISHRLDEVEALADRITVLRDGKMIGTWPAVNLIQRQMAELMVGRKLDVLYPPKRSQPPGDPLLVVEHLSVDHGSVEASLEVRPGEVLGIGGMIGSGRTELFEGLIGLRPSSAGRIELAGCTVSRRSVREWREQGLVYLTEDRKGKGLLLDEPLAPNLTLQALDQVHPGLALDHRKEAAAVQQAVDEYDIRVGSVHLSAGQLSGGNQQKLLLAKVMLSDPSIIIIDEPTRGIDIGNKSQIYHFIDQLVRLGKGCIVVSSELPELVGIADRVLVMRGGRIVTELTDDEITEQNIVYAATSGEAYVAAS; encoded by the coding sequence TTGGCCAAAGCCTATGGGCCGATCACCGTGCTGTCGGATGTCACGCTGGATATCCATAGAGGCGAGGTCCACGCGATCATTGGCGAGAACGGCGCGGGGAAGTCGACGCTGATGAAATTGCTGTCCGGCTATGTGCGCCCCACGGCGGGCCATTTGGTCATGGCAGGACGGCCAGTCGAGTTCAGCAACTCCGCAGCCGCAGAAGCCGCCGGTGTGGTGCTGGTACATCAGGAAATCTTGCTGGCGCCAGACCTGACGGTTGCTGAGAACCTCTTTCTTGGTCGTGAGCTCCCGCGTGGTCTCATGGTCGATGACCGTGCCATGAACCAGCGGGCCGCCGATGTTCTGGCCTCGATCGGGGCGCACTGCACCCCACGTGACCGGGTAGGTGATCTATCTCTGGCACAGCGGCAATTGGTGCAAATCGGCCGAGCGCTGCTGGAGCCGCGCAAGGTGGTGATTTTCGACGAGCCTACCGCTGTCTTGGCCAATCACGAGGTGGCGGCACTTCTGGACGTTGTGCGCGGGCTTAGGGCTCAGGGGGTAGCGGTCCTGTATATCTCCCATCGACTGGATGAGGTCGAGGCGCTGGCTGACCGCATTACCGTACTGCGCGACGGAAAAATGATCGGTACTTGGCCTGCGGTCAACCTGATACAGCGACAGATGGCCGAGCTGATGGTAGGCCGTAAACTGGATGTTCTATATCCGCCCAAGCGCTCGCAACCACCGGGCGACCCGCTGCTGGTCGTTGAACACCTGTCGGTCGATCATGGGTCGGTGGAAGCCAGTCTGGAGGTTCGGCCCGGAGAAGTGCTGGGTATCGGCGGCATGATTGGCTCGGGCCGAACCGAGCTGTTCGAGGGATTGATTGGCCTGCGGCCCTCCAGTGCGGGCCGGATTGAACTGGCAGGTTGTACCGTCTCGCGCCGCTCGGTCAGAGAGTGGCGCGAGCAAGGCCTGGTCTACCTCACCGAAGATCGCAAGGGAAAAGGCTTGTTGCTGGACGAGCCGCTGGCCCCCAATCTGACCCTTCAGGCACTGGATCAGGTCCATCCGGGGCTTGCGCTGGACCACCGCAAGGAAGCCGCAGCAGTGCAACAAGCCGTCGATGAGTATGACATTCGGGTCGGCTCGGTCCACCTCAGCGCCGGCCAGTTGTCCGGCGGAAATCAACAAAAGCTGCTACTGGCCAAAGTGATGCTGTCCGATCCCTCCATCATCATCATCGATGAGCCGACACGCGGCATAGACATCGGTAACAAGAGTCAGATCTACCACTTCATTGATCAGCTGGTTCGGTTAGGCAAGGGCTGTATCGTGGTTTCGTCGGAGTTGCCGGAACTGGTCGGCATTGCCGACCGGGTTCTGGTAATGCGAGGAGGCCGCATCGTCACCGAACTGACGGACGATGAGATCACCGAGCAAAACATCGTCTATGCGGCGACCAGTGGCGAGGCTTACGTGGCGGCCTCATAG
- a CDS encoding GntR family transcriptional regulator, giving the protein MKTAAQQGRRGGAPVRPESIEEGVYTSIYERLMSLEIAPGARIPIDVMARELNVSQTPVRGALARLEREGLVHKAHLIGYSAAPQLNRKQFEDLFNFRLLIEPEGARLAALNMTPAALAHLEEIAADMAHGATPVDRTSRYSRFARIDAHFHDEILRIADNEVIRSTLFNQHIHLHLFRLMFHSRVTQEALEEHKELLEAFRAGDSAAAEAAMREHILRSRDRLMQAFE; this is encoded by the coding sequence ATGAAGACGGCAGCGCAGCAAGGGCGTCGGGGTGGTGCACCCGTGCGCCCGGAAAGTATCGAAGAGGGTGTCTATACCAGCATCTATGAGCGACTCATGTCGCTGGAGATAGCTCCCGGCGCACGCATTCCAATCGACGTCATGGCGCGCGAGCTGAACGTTTCGCAAACACCGGTTCGCGGAGCGCTTGCTCGGCTGGAGCGTGAGGGCTTGGTGCATAAGGCGCATCTGATCGGTTACAGCGCCGCCCCGCAACTGAACCGTAAACAGTTCGAAGACTTGTTCAATTTTCGTCTTCTGATCGAGCCGGAAGGCGCGCGTTTGGCTGCGCTCAACATGACGCCTGCCGCACTTGCCCATCTTGAAGAGATCGCAGCTGATATGGCGCACGGTGCAACGCCGGTTGATCGGACCAGCCGTTATTCGCGTTTTGCCAGGATTGACGCGCACTTCCATGACGAAATTCTGCGTATCGCCGATAACGAGGTCATTCGCTCGACGCTGTTCAACCAGCATATCCACCTGCACTTGTTCCGCCTGATGTTCCACAGCCGCGTTACCCAAGAGGCGCTGGAAGAGCACAAGGAGCTGCTCGAGGCCTTCCGTGCCGGGGATTCCGCCGCTGCCGAAGCGGCGATGCGCGAACACATCCTGCGCTCGCGTGATCGACTGATGCAGGCCTTCGAATGA
- a CDS encoding iron-containing alcohol dehydrogenase produces MMKHFGTLRSPREVIFGSGQRKALGLVAKRLGQRALVVTDNRLAADPDFHTMMADLEYNGLAVRIESGTLPEVPVETAVCAAEAALDHAPDIVIAVGGGSCLDMAKCVALLLTHGGRPQDYYGELKVPGPILPLIAIPTTAGTGSEVTPVAVLSDSERTLKVGISSPYLIPTVAICDPELTLTCPSALTAIAGADALTHAIEAFTATHRTVTPGLTQERVFIGKNALSDQFALTAISLLWQGLENVCTAGDNLAARAQVMQGATFAGLAFGVAGTAAAHAIQYPVGALTQTAHGAGVACLMPWVMQWNRSVIGAELEQMAATMGLSDGAAVIPAIAALFARIGIPPTLATLGLDEERLDWVAEQTCGIERLIQNNPRPLDRSDIRKLLDAAFSGDAGLLQQDNKDKK; encoded by the coding sequence ATGATGAAGCACTTCGGCACGCTCAGATCGCCGCGCGAAGTCATCTTCGGCAGCGGACAGCGTAAGGCGCTTGGTCTTGTGGCAAAAAGGCTGGGGCAGCGGGCGCTGGTAGTCACCGATAACCGGCTGGCGGCAGACCCGGACTTCCACACGATGATGGCTGATCTGGAATACAACGGCTTGGCGGTGCGCATCGAAAGCGGAACCTTACCGGAAGTGCCGGTAGAAACCGCTGTGTGTGCTGCCGAAGCCGCCCTCGACCACGCGCCTGATATCGTGATTGCCGTTGGCGGCGGCTCTTGTCTCGATATGGCGAAGTGTGTGGCGCTGTTGTTGACTCATGGCGGGCGACCGCAGGATTACTATGGTGAGTTGAAGGTGCCCGGCCCGATCCTTCCGCTGATTGCCATTCCGACCACCGCAGGCACTGGCTCCGAAGTCACACCAGTCGCTGTCCTGTCCGACAGCGAGCGTACTCTCAAAGTAGGTATCTCCAGCCCGTACCTGATACCCACTGTGGCGATCTGCGACCCCGAACTCACGTTGACCTGCCCCTCCGCGCTGACTGCCATCGCCGGCGCCGATGCGCTGACCCATGCGATTGAAGCCTTTACCGCCACCCACCGCACTGTCACCCCCGGGCTGACACAGGAGCGAGTGTTCATTGGTAAAAATGCCCTATCGGACCAGTTCGCGCTGACCGCAATCTCGCTGCTCTGGCAGGGGCTGGAGAATGTGTGCACCGCTGGCGACAACCTGGCAGCACGGGCGCAGGTGATGCAAGGAGCGACCTTCGCCGGGCTCGCCTTCGGCGTCGCCGGAACGGCAGCAGCCCACGCAATCCAGTATCCGGTCGGCGCGCTGACCCAGACTGCCCACGGAGCAGGTGTTGCTTGCCTGATGCCTTGGGTCATGCAGTGGAACCGCTCCGTGATCGGAGCCGAACTAGAACAGATGGCTGCCACCATGGGCCTCTCCGACGGTGCAGCGGTGATTCCTGCCATTGCGGCGCTGTTCGCCCGCATCGGGATCCCGCCGACGCTGGCCACCCTCGGCCTGGACGAGGAGCGGCTCGACTGGGTGGCAGAACAAACCTGCGGCATCGAACGGCTGATTCAGAACAACCCCCGTCCACTTGACCGCAGCGACATACGCAAGCTTCTCGACGCCGCCTTCTCGGGCGACGCCGGCCTTCTCCAGCAAGACAATAAGGATAAAAAATGA
- a CDS encoding NAD-dependent succinate-semialdehyde dehydrogenase, protein MIHDTIHGEDYADPAFHAQGLYIGGEWAPGSGIPVMNPATAEVLAEVADAAVADALRSIDAAAEAATEWRVTSARQRAEILHRWFQLMTHHAEELARLISLENGKALPDARGEVAYAAEFFRWYAEEAVRIPGEFRHAPAGAYNILVDHEPMGIAVLITPWNFPAAMAARKIGPALAAGCTVILKPASETPLTAYAMARLGAEAGVPPGVVNVLTTTQPAAITNAMLADPRVRKLSFTGSTGVGRTLLAEASKSVVSCSMELGGNAPFLVFDDADLEAALDGAMVAKMRNAGEACTAANRFYVQTGLHDAFVAGLTRRMATLRVGPGSEEGTQVGPMITSAAVSKIERLVADAVKLGARLHTGGNALSGNGYFYPPTVLDNVPHDAEIAHTEIFGPVAAIYRFDTEAEAIRLANNTEYGLAAYVYSGDLSHALRVGKGLESGMVAINRGLVSDPAAPFGGVKQSGLGREGGVTGILEFMEPKYFAVDF, encoded by the coding sequence ATGATCCACGATACCATCCACGGCGAGGACTACGCCGACCCCGCTTTTCACGCACAAGGCCTTTACATCGGCGGTGAATGGGCACCCGGCAGTGGCATTCCGGTAATGAACCCCGCCACTGCCGAGGTGCTGGCCGAGGTGGCTGATGCCGCCGTTGCGGACGCCTTGCGTAGTATCGATGCCGCTGCAGAGGCAGCTACCGAATGGCGTGTTACGTCCGCACGTCAGCGAGCCGAGATCCTGCACCGCTGGTTCCAACTGATGACCCATCACGCAGAGGAACTGGCTCGCCTCATCTCCTTGGAAAATGGTAAGGCGCTACCTGATGCACGCGGCGAGGTGGCCTATGCCGCAGAATTTTTCCGCTGGTATGCCGAAGAAGCCGTACGCATTCCCGGCGAGTTTCGTCATGCACCCGCGGGAGCGTATAACATTCTTGTCGATCATGAACCGATGGGGATCGCGGTGCTGATCACGCCGTGGAACTTTCCTGCCGCGATGGCCGCCCGCAAGATTGGCCCGGCGCTCGCCGCCGGCTGCACCGTGATCTTGAAACCGGCGTCTGAAACCCCCTTGACGGCCTATGCGATGGCGCGACTTGGGGCTGAGGCGGGTGTGCCGCCGGGGGTAGTAAACGTGCTGACCACCACGCAACCCGCTGCGATTACCAATGCCATGCTGGCGGATCCACGGGTGCGTAAGCTTTCCTTCACCGGATCGACCGGCGTGGGCCGGACCTTGCTGGCCGAGGCATCAAAATCCGTGGTTTCCTGTTCGATGGAGCTGGGAGGCAACGCTCCATTTCTGGTCTTCGATGATGCCGATCTCGAAGCGGCGCTGGACGGCGCCATGGTCGCCAAGATGCGTAACGCCGGGGAAGCCTGCACCGCCGCCAACCGCTTCTATGTCCAGACGGGTTTGCACGACGCCTTTGTTGCCGGGTTGACCAGACGCATGGCCACGCTACGTGTCGGCCCTGGCAGCGAGGAAGGAACCCAAGTAGGGCCGATGATCACGTCCGCTGCCGTATCGAAGATCGAGCGTCTCGTCGCGGATGCCGTAAAGCTAGGCGCGCGCTTGCATACAGGCGGCAACGCATTGTCCGGTAACGGTTACTTCTACCCGCCAACGGTATTGGACAACGTGCCTCATGACGCAGAAATCGCGCATACGGAAATCTTTGGCCCCGTGGCCGCCATCTATCGCTTTGACACCGAAGCAGAGGCCATCCGGCTGGCGAACAACACGGAATACGGGCTGGCCGCCTATGTTTACTCAGGCGACCTATCGCATGCACTGCGGGTGGGCAAGGGCCTCGAAAGCGGTATGGTGGCCATCAACCGTGGCCTGGTGTCCGACCCCGCCGCGCCATTTGGCGGTGTCAAACAGAGCGGACTGGGGCGCGAAGGTGGTGTCACCGGCATACTCGAATTCATGGAGCCGAAGTACTTCGCGGTGGACTTTTGA
- a CDS encoding alpha/beta hydrolase encodes MEQDLYRNRDFIPDFDEIIAETAARSRELAARADIRPDVPYGPGSRERMDILLPPRLAKGAPLHVFIHGGYWRSGSKEDHWLVAAPVLAAGGIATTITYDLMPGTRLGAIVRQVRAAIRHLVAIAPDLGADATRLTVSGHSAGAHLASYLAASGPEESVPPALPGLRGLLLVSGIYDLADIPASFLKYEAQMTPAEASAWSPLTSRHLEGPRRIVMVGEMDTPPFHVQGQQFASLLANNDLDGEFRIGAGLNHLTIVLALGDPQSPAGLCLSDLVGS; translated from the coding sequence ATGGAGCAGGATCTCTATCGCAATCGAGACTTCATCCCCGACTTCGACGAAATTATCGCCGAGACGGCCGCCCGGTCGCGCGAACTGGCCGCCCGAGCCGATATACGGCCTGACGTACCCTACGGCCCCGGATCGCGCGAACGCATGGATATCCTTTTGCCGCCACGTCTCGCAAAAGGCGCCCCGCTCCACGTGTTCATCCATGGCGGCTACTGGCGCTCGGGCAGCAAAGAGGACCACTGGCTAGTCGCAGCCCCGGTGCTGGCAGCGGGCGGAATAGCCACCACCATCACCTACGACCTGATGCCCGGCACCCGGCTGGGCGCCATTGTCAGGCAAGTCCGGGCGGCCATCCGGCATTTGGTTGCGATAGCTCCGGATCTGGGCGCGGATGCTACGCGGTTAACTGTCAGCGGCCATTCGGCAGGTGCCCACCTGGCAAGCTACCTTGCCGCGAGCGGCCCAGAAGAAAGTGTCCCGCCTGCCTTGCCCGGGCTGCGTGGCCTGCTGCTGGTTAGCGGAATCTACGATCTTGCAGATATACCTGCTAGCTTTCTTAAATACGAAGCGCAGATGACCCCCGCTGAAGCCTCGGCGTGGTCGCCCCTGACATCCCGTCACCTGGAAGGACCGCGGCGCATCGTAATGGTGGGCGAAATGGATACACCGCCATTCCACGTCCAGGGCCAACAGTTTGCCTCTTTGCTGGCCAACAACGACCTTGATGGAGAGTTCCGCATCGGGGCTGGCCTTAACCACCTCACTATCGTACTGGCCCTAGGGGATCCCCAGAGTCCTGCGGGGCTCTGTCTCTCCGATCTGGTCGGCAGCTAA
- the epmA gene encoding EF-P lysine aminoacylase EpmA produces MQEIDWQPTATMATLRERARLLAEVRAFFAERGVLEVETPVMGHGGSTDVHLASLSLEAATPAGRERLWLQTSPEFHMKRLLAAGSGPIFQLARSFRDGEVGSRHNIEFTMLEWYRPGFSLDELIEESEALIRAVLGRDPGPLCRRRYRELFREALGLDPFTVELDMLRHVAGERGALDMSDAERDDCLDLLMSLVIEPDLGREGLDVVVDYPASQAALARRHRDPEDGEWVASRFEVYLAGLELANGYDELTDAGEQAARFAEDNASRGRLGLPEVNVDRRLLAALEHGMPAGSGVALGIDRLIQLALGRASVAEVMAFATPNC; encoded by the coding sequence ATGCAAGAGATCGATTGGCAGCCCACTGCCACCATGGCGACCTTGCGCGAGCGGGCGCGGCTGCTGGCCGAGGTGCGGGCGTTCTTCGCCGAGCGCGGCGTGCTGGAGGTGGAGACGCCGGTGATGGGGCATGGCGGCAGCACCGACGTGCATCTGGCCTCGCTGTCGCTCGAGGCGGCTACGCCGGCAGGGCGTGAGCGGCTGTGGCTGCAGACCTCTCCCGAGTTCCACATGAAGCGGCTACTGGCCGCCGGCAGCGGGCCGATCTTCCAGCTTGCGCGCAGCTTTCGCGACGGCGAGGTGGGCAGCCGCCACAATATCGAGTTCACCATGCTGGAGTGGTACCGCCCTGGCTTCTCCCTCGATGAATTGATAGAGGAAAGCGAGGCGCTGATCCGTGCTGTGCTGGGACGCGACCCGGGGCCACTGTGCCGACGCCGCTATCGCGAGTTGTTCCGCGAGGCATTGGGACTCGATCCCTTCACCGTCGAGCTCGACATGCTGCGCCATGTTGCCGGTGAGCGCGGTGCGCTCGACATGAGCGATGCCGAACGCGACGATTGTCTCGACCTGCTGATGAGCCTGGTCATCGAGCCCGACCTGGGACGCGAGGGGCTCGATGTGGTGGTGGATTACCCGGCAAGCCAGGCGGCGCTGGCGCGGCGCCATCGCGACCCGGAGGACGGCGAGTGGGTGGCATCGCGCTTCGAGGTCTACCTGGCGGGGCTGGAGCTTGCCAACGGCTATGACGAGCTGACTGACGCCGGGGAGCAGGCTGCCCGTTTTGCCGAGGACAATGCCAGCCGTGGCAGACTGGGGCTTCCCGAGGTGAACGTCGACCGGCGCCTGCTGGCCGCACTCGAGCACGGCATGCCGGCAGGCAGCGGCGTGGCGCTGGGCATCGACCGGCTGATCCAGCTCGCCCTGGGGCGGGCGAGCGTTGCCGAAGTGATGGCGTTTGCGACACCCAACTGCTGA
- the efp gene encoding elongation factor P → MANYSTNEFKGGLKVMLDGDPCAIVENEFVKPGKGQAFNRVKLRNLITGRVWERTFKSGESLEGADVVDLEMEYLYNDGDMWHFMKTDGSFEQYAVEKKALGDTVKWLKEQVAYTVTLWNDNAISVTPPNFIELEVVETDPGLKGDTAQGGSKPATLSSGAVVRVPLFINQGEVLKVDTRSGEYVSRA, encoded by the coding sequence ATGGCAAACTATTCTACCAATGAATTCAAGGGCGGTCTGAAGGTGATGCTGGATGGCGATCCCTGCGCGATCGTCGAGAACGAATTCGTCAAGCCGGGCAAGGGACAGGCGTTCAACCGCGTGAAGCTGCGCAACCTGATCACCGGTCGTGTGTGGGAGCGCACCTTCAAGTCGGGCGAATCCCTCGAAGGCGCCGACGTGGTGGATCTCGAGATGGAATACCTCTACAACGACGGCGACATGTGGCACTTCATGAAGACCGACGGCTCCTTCGAGCAGTACGCCGTCGAGAAGAAGGCGCTGGGCGACACCGTCAAGTGGCTCAAGGAGCAGGTGGCCTACACCGTGACGCTGTGGAACGACAACGCCATCAGCGTGACGCCGCCCAACTTCATCGAGCTGGAAGTGGTCGAGACCGACCCGGGCCTCAAGGGCGACACCGCCCAGGGCGGCTCCAAGCCGGCCACGCTCTCTTCCGGCGCCGTGGTGCGGGTGCCGCTGTTCATCAACCAGGGCGAAGTGCTCAAGGTCGATACCCGCTCTGGTGAATATGTGTCACGCGCCTGA
- the epmB gene encoding EF-P beta-lysylation protein EpmB: MITRSSALLQRADSPSVDVTPLTLPSAWQTQLSQAIRDPRELCRRLGLDDAWLPGAERGHALFEVRVPEAFLARMRHGDLSDPLLRQVLPLVDEGETVPGYVSDPLAEAEHTPGPGLIHKYAGRVLLIASPACAVNCRYCFRRHFPYGDNSPSRTQWEQTLNILRQDTSIHEAILSGGDPLAASDRQLAWLVERLDAIPHLKRLRIHTRLPVVIPDRVDDALLDWLGATRLQKVVVLHVNHAQEIDEAVIDACARLKQAGVTLLNQSVLLRGVNDSVDALAELSERLFEAGVLPYYLHVLDPVAGAAHFDVPDEEARELVAGLREVLPGFLMPRLVREIPGEASKTPL, translated from the coding sequence ATGATAACCCGAAGCTCCGCCCTTTTGCAGAGAGCGGATTCGCCAAGCGTCGACGTGACGCCCTTGACGCTTCCGAGCGCCTGGCAGACCCAGCTGTCGCAAGCGATTCGCGACCCGCGCGAGCTGTGCCGGCGGCTGGGGCTGGACGATGCCTGGCTGCCCGGCGCCGAGCGCGGCCACGCCCTGTTCGAGGTACGCGTGCCGGAGGCGTTCCTGGCGCGCATGCGCCACGGCGACCTCAGCGACCCCCTGCTGCGCCAGGTGTTGCCGCTCGTTGACGAAGGCGAGACGGTACCGGGCTACGTCAGCGACCCTTTGGCCGAGGCCGAGCACACCCCCGGGCCGGGGCTGATCCACAAGTACGCCGGCCGCGTGCTGCTGATCGCCAGCCCCGCCTGCGCAGTGAACTGCCGCTACTGCTTTCGCCGGCATTTTCCCTACGGCGACAACAGCCCTTCCCGCACCCAGTGGGAGCAAACGCTGAATATCCTGCGGCAGGACACCTCGATTCACGAGGCGATCCTCTCCGGCGGCGACCCGCTGGCCGCCAGCGATCGCCAGCTCGCCTGGCTGGTGGAACGGCTCGATGCCATCCCCCACCTCAAGCGGCTACGCATTCATACCCGCCTGCCGGTGGTCATTCCCGACCGGGTCGACGATGCCCTGCTCGACTGGCTCGGCGCCACCCGGCTGCAGAAGGTCGTGGTATTGCATGTCAATCATGCCCAGGAGATAGACGAAGCCGTGATTGATGCCTGCGCCCGGCTCAAACAGGCCGGCGTCACCCTGCTCAACCAGAGCGTGCTGCTGCGTGGCGTCAACGACTCTGTGGACGCTCTGGCCGAACTCTCGGAGCGGCTGTTCGAGGCGGGCGTGCTGCCCTACTACCTGCATGTGCTCGACCCGGTGGCCGGGGCCGCTCACTTCGACGTGCCAGACGAAGAGGCCCGCGAGCTGGTCGCGGGCCTCAGAGAAGTACTGCCGGGCTTCTTGATGCCGCGGTTGGTCAGGGAGATTCCTGGCGAGGCGAGCAAGACGCCGCTGTAG